A DNA window from Vagococcus penaei contains the following coding sequences:
- a CDS encoding ABC transporter ATP-binding protein produces MSVVEVNNLKKTYGSGETKFDALKGIDLVVNKGESVAIIGKSGSGKSTLMHILALLDKPTSGTIRILDKDVENVSKKELNHIRNDTFGFVFQQFFMNPQDTVLENVVLPLKIAGMSRKERTEKGLAALAAVELESKAKNKANDLSGGQKQRVCIARALVNNPSIIFADEPTGNLDTTTGEKIEQLLFSLKEEQGITLIIVTHDPDLAARCDRQVQISDGLVVGEGL; encoded by the coding sequence ATGTCGGTAGTTGAAGTAAATAATTTGAAAAAAACATACGGTTCTGGTGAAACAAAATTTGATGCCTTAAAAGGCATTGATTTAGTTGTTAATAAAGGTGAATCGGTTGCAATTATTGGGAAAAGTGGCTCCGGGAAATCTACATTAATGCATATTTTAGCATTATTGGATAAACCAACCAGTGGCACTATACGTATTTTGGATAAGGACGTTGAAAATGTTTCAAAAAAAGAATTGAATCATATTCGTAATGATACATTTGGTTTTGTGTTTCAACAATTTTTCATGAATCCGCAAGATACAGTCTTAGAAAATGTGGTACTGCCGCTTAAAATTGCTGGTATGTCACGTAAAGAACGGACAGAAAAAGGTTTAGCTGCTTTGGCGGCTGTTGAATTAGAGAGTAAAGCCAAAAATAAAGCGAATGACTTGTCAGGTGGACAAAAACAGCGGGTCTGTATTGCCCGAGCATTAGTTAATAATCCAAGTATCATTTTTGCAGATGAGCCAACTGGTAACTTAGATACTACGACAGGTGAGAAAATCGAGCAATTATTATTTTCATTAAAAGAAGAACAAGGTATTACATTGATTATTGTGACGCATGATCCGGATTTAGCCGCACGTTGTGATCGACAAGTTCAAATTAGTGATGGTTTAGTTGTAGGGGAGGGATTATAA
- the pepT gene encoding peptidase T — translation MPKTKLLDRFLTYIKVNTRSDASRSSIPTTPGQTELLLMLKDELESIGLDQVCYNPKNAFLTGILPKNCEQDVSAIGFIAHVDTADFPAETIDPQVIENYQGTDVLLNEEQGIVMSTAEFPNLLDYIGQTLITTDGTTLLGADDKAGIVEILGMLDYFIAHPECPHGDILVAFGPDEEIGQGADHFDVANFPADFAYTVDSGRIGHLEYETFNAAQAVIKIDGTSVHPGTAYGMMVNALKVSYEIDRHLPQLDVPEKTRGYEGFYLLHNLTGTIDYAEMTYIIRDHNTILFNHRKNELSRIVSQLNAQFDRPRITLEMKDQYYNMREVIEQNMRCVDLALDTMKKNGIEPIVTPFRGGTDGSKISLMGLPTPNIFTGGENFHGQYEFITLEAMETAMNILIEIVKENVVC, via the coding sequence ATGCCAAAAACTAAATTACTCGACCGTTTTCTAACCTATATCAAAGTGAATACACGTTCAGATGCTAGTCGTTCCAGCATTCCCACAACACCTGGTCAAACTGAGCTATTGTTAATGTTAAAGGATGAGCTAGAAAGTATTGGGTTAGATCAAGTTTGTTATAATCCCAAAAATGCATTTTTAACCGGTATTTTACCCAAAAATTGTGAGCAAGATGTGTCAGCAATAGGATTTATAGCGCACGTAGACACTGCTGATTTTCCAGCTGAGACGATTGACCCACAAGTTATTGAGAACTATCAGGGGACTGATGTGCTCCTCAATGAAGAACAAGGAATTGTGATGAGTACAGCAGAATTTCCTAATTTGCTCGATTATATTGGTCAAACCTTAATTACAACGGATGGAACGACACTATTAGGTGCAGATGATAAAGCAGGTATTGTTGAAATTTTAGGTATGCTCGATTATTTTATTGCTCACCCAGAGTGCCCTCATGGCGATATTTTAGTTGCATTTGGTCCAGATGAAGAAATAGGTCAAGGTGCTGATCATTTTGATGTGGCGAATTTTCCGGCTGACTTTGCTTATACAGTTGACAGTGGGCGAATTGGTCACTTGGAATACGAAACCTTTAATGCCGCTCAGGCTGTGATTAAAATTGATGGAACAAGTGTTCATCCTGGAACGGCTTACGGTATGATGGTGAATGCGCTCAAAGTAAGTTATGAGATTGATCGACATTTACCACAACTTGATGTACCTGAAAAAACCCGTGGCTATGAAGGGTTTTATTTATTACATAATTTAACTGGAACGATTGATTATGCAGAAATGACGTATATTATTCGCGATCATAACACCATACTATTTAACCACCGTAAGAACGAGTTGTCACGAATTGTGTCACAATTAAACGCCCAATTTGATCGTCCGCGAATCACTCTTGAGATGAAGGACCAATACTACAACATGCGTGAAGTTATTGAGCAAAATATGCGGTGTGTCGATCTGGCGTTAGATACGATGAAAAAAAATGGCATTGAGCCAATTGTCACTCCATTTAGGGGTGGTACGGATGGGTCGAAAATTTCATTGATGGGTTTACCAACACCTAATATTTTTACAGGCGGTGAAAATTTCCATGGTCAATACGAATTTATTACGTTGGAAGCTATGGAAACAGCAATGAATATATTGATCGAAATTGTCAAAGAGAATGTTGTTTGTTAA
- a CDS encoding pyridoxal phosphate-dependent aminotransferase — translation MDKSYLATFYQQPDDNLLMEFVGIASQMDQLLNLSIGDPDLKTPDAIIDAAFKDVKAGHTHYTASDGSADFIQGVLDFYQRHYQLTFQPNQVRATVGALQGMYLTMQVLLDAGDEVIIHEPFFSPYKNQVIEAGGTPVIIPTFEEDGFQINIDILKQAITPKTKALIINSPNNPTGAVFSKETLQAIAQLAIEHDFYILSDEVYEAFSFYEDFVPIATFAPEHTITFSSFSKAFAMTGWRIGYMIAPDYINAACRLLNEDVTFSAPTPSQRAGIYALTHYDTLTPEITDVFKERLDFVEQQVVACPFLSIHPVKGSMYAFINISKTGLSSVEFAMTLLKQQKVLVIPGKAFGDSGDNYVRLAATQSLDVLAEAFKRINLLTF, via the coding sequence ATGGATAAATCTTACTTAGCAACCTTTTATCAACAACCGGATGATAATTTATTAATGGAATTTGTTGGAATAGCCAGCCAGATGGACCAATTATTAAATCTATCAATTGGCGATCCTGACTTAAAAACACCGGATGCTATTATTGATGCCGCATTTAAAGATGTTAAAGCTGGTCATACTCACTACACTGCATCAGATGGTAGTGCTGATTTTATTCAAGGCGTTTTAGACTTTTATCAACGCCACTACCAACTCACTTTTCAACCAAATCAAGTTCGAGCAACTGTTGGAGCATTGCAAGGAATGTATTTAACCATGCAGGTGCTATTAGATGCTGGCGATGAGGTAATTATTCACGAACCATTCTTTTCACCTTACAAAAATCAAGTGATTGAAGCTGGTGGAACGCCTGTCATTATTCCAACATTTGAAGAAGACGGTTTCCAAATTAATATTGATATTTTAAAACAAGCCATCACACCAAAAACAAAAGCCTTAATTATTAATTCACCTAATAATCCTACAGGTGCTGTCTTTTCAAAAGAAACTCTCCAAGCAATTGCTCAATTAGCAATTGAGCACGATTTTTATATTTTATCTGACGAAGTTTACGAAGCGTTTAGTTTTTATGAAGACTTTGTTCCGATAGCCACTTTTGCTCCTGAGCATACGATTACGTTTAGTAGTTTTTCAAAAGCCTTTGCGATGACAGGCTGGCGAATTGGGTACATGATTGCCCCAGACTATATTAATGCAGCTTGCCGTTTATTAAATGAAGACGTGACATTTTCAGCACCTACGCCTTCACAACGAGCAGGAATTTATGCACTAACACATTACGATACATTAACACCAGAAATTACCGATGTCTTTAAGGAGCGTTTAGATTTTGTAGAGCAACAAGTCGTAGCTTGCCCATTTCTAAGTATTCATCCGGTCAAAGGTAGTATGTATGCGTTTATTAACATCTCAAAAACAGGGCTTTCTTCCGTGGAATTTGCCATGACTTTACTTAAACAACAAAAAGTCTTAGTTATTCCAGGCAAAGCTTTCGGTGATAGTGGTGATAACTATGTTCGTTTAGCTGCAACCCAAAGTTTAGATGTTTTAGCTGAAGCTTTTAAGCGAATTAACTTACTAACTTTTTAA
- a CDS encoding ABC transporter substrate-binding protein/permease gives MKKQTKKFSIILLFFVLIFNVFFSGPALADEKDPVLDKIKEKGTLTVGLSADYAPYEFHTTIDGKDKIVGIDVDIAQKIADDMGVKLKIEEYGFDALLGALKTGKVDLVISGMTPTPERLQEVDFSDSYMTSEQKVVIRKDDLKKFQSADDFNGVKVGAQKQSIQEELSNDVLHAKTVSLQKLPDIMLQLQNKKIDGAVVEGPVAEAYILQNERLAFADGVSLDERPKQNAIALPKNAPGLLAAVNQSIATINDKQLVDVYKKEAAKLMVGDQSFFQKYGTFYLKGAGYTLFLAFIGVLFGAILGTLLALMKLSKNKLFKGIAVVYIEYVKGTPLLVQIFLVFFGFGAIGFNMSALAAGCLSLALNSGAYVAEIIRAGLNAVDKGQTEAARSLGMNHIETMRYIIMPQAVKNILPALGNEFVTVIKESSVVSVIGVSELMFQAGVVQGASFKPFLPIVLASIIYFILTFTLSRLLGVAERRMGAHD, from the coding sequence ATGAAAAAACAAACCAAAAAATTTTCTATTATTTTGCTTTTCTTTGTACTCATTTTCAATGTTTTTTTCAGTGGTCCTGCACTAGCTGATGAAAAAGATCCAGTGCTTGATAAAATTAAAGAAAAAGGAACATTAACAGTTGGTTTATCCGCCGATTATGCTCCTTACGAATTTCACACAACAATTGATGGCAAAGATAAAATTGTCGGAATCGATGTCGATATCGCTCAAAAAATTGCTGATGATATGGGCGTTAAACTCAAAATTGAAGAATATGGTTTTGATGCCCTGCTAGGTGCCTTAAAAACCGGTAAAGTTGACTTAGTTATTTCTGGTATGACTCCAACCCCAGAAAGACTACAAGAAGTGGACTTTTCTGACTCCTATATGACATCTGAACAAAAAGTTGTAATTCGAAAAGATGACTTAAAAAAATTTCAATCTGCAGATGACTTTAATGGTGTCAAAGTTGGTGCACAGAAACAGTCCATTCAAGAAGAATTATCAAATGATGTCTTGCATGCCAAAACTGTCTCGCTGCAAAAATTACCAGATATCATGTTACAATTGCAAAATAAAAAAATTGATGGCGCAGTCGTTGAAGGTCCTGTTGCTGAAGCCTATATATTACAAAATGAACGCTTAGCTTTTGCTGATGGTGTCTCACTTGATGAACGTCCTAAACAAAATGCCATTGCTTTACCTAAAAACGCTCCTGGTTTATTAGCTGCTGTTAACCAATCTATTGCCACCATAAACGACAAGCAATTGGTCGATGTCTACAAAAAAGAGGCTGCCAAATTGATGGTAGGCGACCAATCGTTCTTTCAAAAATATGGCACTTTCTATTTAAAAGGAGCTGGATATACCTTATTTCTAGCATTCATCGGCGTTTTATTCGGTGCAATCTTAGGCACTCTATTGGCTTTAATGAAGCTATCAAAAAATAAATTATTTAAAGGTATCGCTGTTGTCTATATTGAGTATGTTAAAGGCACGCCTTTACTTGTCCAAATTTTCTTAGTATTCTTCGGTTTTGGAGCAATCGGTTTTAATATGAGTGCCTTGGCCGCTGGTTGTTTATCACTGGCTTTAAATAGTGGTGCTTATGTTGCTGAAATTATTCGTGCGGGTCTAAACGCTGTAGACAAAGGGCAAACAGAAGCTGCTCGTTCATTAGGAATGAATCATATTGAAACAATGCGCTATATTATTATGCCACAAGCCGTGAAAAATATTTTACCTGCTCTTGGTAATGAGTTTGTTACCGTTATAAAAGAATCATCGGTTGTTTCTGTTATCGGGGTATCCGAATTGATGTTCCAAGCCGGTGTTGTTCAAGGAGCTAGTTTTAAGCCGTTCCTACCAATTGTCTTAGCTTCAATTATTTACTTTATTTTAACCTTCACGCTATCGCGTCTATTAGGTGTTGCTGAAAGGAGAATGGGTGCTCATGATTAA
- a CDS encoding ABC transporter permease, translated as MKIWDIFRSASANLLRNKSRTILTIIAIFIGAFTISLTVGINIGVNDYVDKQLNSLGDANQMFITPKREMTGFPGAESEGPQVYQEGAKSNDEQNYLSKDDLKKLKDTKGLTKVKAFETYTTEFIQSQDSKKYVIQAQPDTGVKLELSAGKQVDNDTDSYEMDLAPEFVKALGFKNAKAAVGKEITLGVAQMASGKQELVKVKVVGVREDSIIQGGTSLTNQSLSKKLTAINQEGLPDSMKNKVPMATALVDSSYTAKEVTDLKNRLSDAGFEAQTIEDSIGTVKSVINGITGVLTMFGGIALLAASFGIINTLYMSVQERTREIGLMKAMGMSGGKIFTLFSVEALLIGFWGSVIGVLGAMGAGQLINNFAADSFLKNLDGLTLIEFSVQPVIMIILLIMLIAFLAGTFPAKRAAKLDPITALRYE; from the coding sequence ATGAAAATTTGGGATATTTTTCGGTCAGCAAGTGCAAATTTATTACGAAATAAGAGTCGGACAATCTTAACGATTATTGCTATTTTTATTGGAGCATTTACTATTTCCCTCACTGTTGGAATTAACATTGGTGTCAATGATTATGTTGACAAACAGTTAAATAGCTTAGGTGATGCGAATCAAATGTTTATTACACCCAAACGAGAAATGACAGGTTTTCCTGGTGCTGAAAGTGAAGGTCCACAAGTCTATCAAGAGGGTGCCAAATCAAATGATGAACAAAATTATTTGAGTAAGGATGATTTGAAAAAACTGAAAGACACTAAAGGATTAACGAAAGTAAAAGCTTTTGAAACTTATACGACAGAATTTATTCAAAGTCAGGATTCTAAAAAATATGTCATTCAAGCTCAACCAGATACTGGTGTGAAACTGGAACTTTCTGCAGGGAAACAAGTTGACAATGATACAGACAGCTACGAGATGGATTTAGCACCTGAGTTTGTTAAAGCATTAGGTTTTAAAAATGCAAAAGCCGCTGTTGGAAAAGAAATCACGTTAGGTGTTGCTCAAATGGCATCTGGTAAACAAGAGCTAGTGAAAGTAAAAGTTGTCGGTGTTAGAGAAGATAGCATCATTCAAGGTGGAACTAGTTTAACGAACCAATCCTTATCAAAAAAATTAACTGCGATTAATCAAGAAGGTCTACCAGATAGTATGAAGAATAAAGTCCCAATGGCGACAGCTTTAGTCGATTCTTCTTATACAGCAAAAGAAGTTACAGATTTAAAAAATCGTTTATCTGATGCTGGTTTTGAGGCGCAAACGATTGAAGATAGTATCGGAACAGTCAAGAGTGTTATTAACGGTATTACAGGTGTTCTAACAATGTTTGGTGGGATTGCGTTATTAGCCGCTAGCTTTGGTATCATTAACACGTTGTATATGTCCGTTCAAGAGCGAACTCGTGAAATTGGTTTAATGAAAGCGATGGGGATGAGTGGTGGTAAAATTTTCACTCTCTTTAGTGTTGAAGCTTTATTAATCGGTTTTTGGGGTTCAGTGATTGGTGTTCTAGGAGCAATGGGTGCGGGACAATTAATTAATAATTTTGCAGCTGATAGTTTCTTGAAGAATTTAGATGGATTAACTTTAATTGAATTTAGTGTGCAACCTGTGATTATGATTATTCTACTAATTATGTTAATTGCATTCTTAGCAGGAACTTTCCCAGCAAAACGTGCAGCTAAATTAGATCCAATTACCGCTTTACGTTATGAATAG
- a CDS encoding amino acid ABC transporter ATP-binding protein, whose translation MIKITNLKKKFGKNEVLKGIDANVKKGEVVVVIGPSGSGKSTFLRCLNLLETPTSGQIDFEGTNILDPSVDINQLREKMGMVFQSFNLFPHKTVLENLTISPIKVKKMTESDANELAMALLKKVDLEDKADSYPAKLSGGQQQRVAIARALAMQPDVMLFDEPTSALDPEMVGEVLTVMNDLATEGMTMVVVTHEMGFAREVADRVIFMADGIIQEEGTPEIIFNHPKNARTQDFLKKVL comes from the coding sequence ATGATTAAAATTACTAATTTGAAGAAAAAATTTGGAAAAAACGAGGTTTTAAAAGGTATTGATGCCAATGTAAAAAAAGGCGAAGTTGTCGTCGTTATCGGACCTTCAGGAAGTGGAAAAAGTACTTTCTTACGTTGCCTTAATTTGTTAGAAACGCCTACTTCTGGTCAAATCGACTTTGAAGGAACAAATATTTTAGATCCTAGTGTTGATATTAATCAATTGCGCGAAAAAATGGGCATGGTTTTTCAGAGTTTCAATCTTTTTCCCCACAAAACTGTCCTAGAAAATTTAACTATTAGTCCCATCAAAGTCAAAAAAATGACAGAATCCGATGCTAATGAACTAGCTATGGCTTTATTAAAAAAAGTTGACTTAGAAGATAAAGCGGATAGCTATCCAGCAAAATTATCTGGTGGTCAACAACAGCGTGTAGCAATTGCTCGTGCCTTAGCTATGCAACCAGATGTTATGCTGTTTGATGAACCAACGTCGGCTCTTGATCCTGAGATGGTTGGTGAAGTTTTAACCGTTATGAATGATTTGGCCACGGAAGGCATGACAATGGTCGTGGTAACACATGAAATGGGCTTCGCCCGTGAAGTAGCAGATCGTGTCATATTTATGGCCGATGGTATTATTCAAGAAGAAGGAACACCCGAAATAATATTTAATCACCCTAAAAATGCTCGAACACAAGACTTTTTGAAAAAAGTATTATAA